ATTCACATTTGGCCGTGCTTTTTGAAGGTGGTATAGAAACTCGGGCTATCACAGAAGCTTTTGGGGAATTCAGGTGACAATTAGGCCATTGTTCTACCAACTTGATATAATAAACTTCACCAACCATTGAAATCGAGCCGTTTTAAATTACTTTCTTTCTAAATTGCTTAGTTGATAATTTAACTCAGGTCTGGAAAAACACAACTGGCACATACTCTCTGTGTTTCCACACAGGTAACATAATAGTGAAGTCGGTCTTGTACATGTATTCCTACTAGCTTGTAAACAGAGATGTAATACACAAATTAAAATCTGAATGGTACATCTTCATTTTCCATCAGTTTGTTCCTATGATTGTTGTGTTTGAATTCTCTGCATGACTGGAAgtgaaatttgttttgatttgtcGATCCCATAATTTTGCAGCTTCCTACCAACATGAGAGGTGGCAATGGGAAGGTTGCTTATATTGACACTGAAGGGACCTTGTATCTTTCTGATTGTTTTTCTTTAACATTAATTTCAAGATGAAAGATAATTCTCTGTTGTGGCGTTAGAttgaaaaaattacatatatttaGCAATCCGTGCTCTTTCTTTTATAGACCTTCACTGAATGAACTTTCAGCCGACCTGATCGAATAATACCGATAGCTGAAAGATTTGGAATGGATCCAGGAGCAGTGCTCGACAATGTAAAGATAATGTTTTGTTCTCAAAGTAATAGTTAAACAATTTGTTTGAGCGATCTCATTTTCAGCCTCTGTTTGTTTATCTGTGAAAGATCATATATGCTCGAGCTTACACATACGAGCATCAGTTCAACCTGCTCCTTGGTCTGGCAGCAAAAATGGCTGAAGAGCCTTTCAGACTATTGGTGAGCTAAATTATGTCACTAATGTTGAATCAGCTATTGTGGCGAATATACTAGATTTTTAGTTCCAAGGGTTTGTTCCATTTTGTAAATGAGTGACATACATTTGTCTatgcattttaaaatttatattaaagacATTTCTCACTCTGAGTGTATAGGAAATAATACAGAACATCGTCCCAAACATACTATTTGGTGTGCGGGGCCGTTAGGAGTTTACTTATTGGGTTTTTACTTTCAGATAGTTGATTCGGTGATAGCCCTCTTCCGAGTTGACTTCACAGGAAGAGGAGAACTTGCTGATCGTCAGGTCAAATCTAGCTTATTACATTAGTTCAATGTAACATAGCTCCTATAATAAAACAAACTCCACATTCTCCAGCAAAAGTTGGCTCAAATGCTGTCAAGATTGACGAAGATTGCTGAAGAATTCAACGTGGCTGTGTACATGACCAATCAGGGTAAACTTTTAACCATGATAACGTCAAACAAGTTAAAGTCGTGTTGCTGATTCGTTAAATTGGTGAATGCAGTGATAGCTGATCCTGGGGGAGGAGTTTTCATATCAGATCCAAAGAAGCCAGCAGGAGGACATGTTCTGGCGCATGCTGCCACCATAAGACTAATGTTCAGGAAGGGCAAAGGAGAACAACGTGTCTGCAAGGTGTTTGATGCTCCAAATCTTCCTGAATCTGAAGCAATATCCTTCCCTTTCTTGTTTAAAATTTcgtcatttctatttttttcatttgaacTTTTCGCTAAAGCCAGGGGAGTGTGTGTGTAGCTCATATGCAAATTACAAGTTACACATGAACATGTTGAAATAGAATCGGTATGGAAGTCGTGAGGCGGGATCGTGCATGTTATTTTCGATTTTTCTTGACAGTAACAAGTATTCCAGATAACTGCTGGTGGGATAGCGGATGCAAAGGATTGAATTAGCTAGCCAGAGGTTCTAATTAATTCAGTGCCGTTTTCTTAGTTATCAGTCTTTGAATACACAGTTGTGCACCACGCTAATTAGCTTATGCGATTGCTCAAATAAATCTTGTGGTGATACGCACTTTTGTTGCATATATCAATTCCCATTATTACTTCACTTTTCAATATGAATTTTATTCCTCTTTATTccaacaatttttatatttttcagggCCTTTGACAAtaccaaaaaattttaaaatgagatcATTTAAGCAGATACTTGaatttgacaaaaaaatttatgtaatcAAGTCATCGTCCACTTTCCGTTGTGGAGTTTAACCTTGATCACATGTCAAACATAAAATGTgtaattcaaaaattattttttttagtcatCAAGTCACGAGTAATCGTAATTATTCAAACTTTAATTTcagttttcatttttatttaaaaaattcattagtTTCACACAacaatattccaaatcaacaaaAGAAACCCAAGGAGGGGCCATTTTAATCATTCGAATTAGCAAAAGCCGTAGAATAtatggagaaaaaaaaaaaacagatacAGGTCATAATTCATCGCATCATACATGCTATACCGACGGCTCCAAATAGAAAATGCCTTATTTTATTGATGTTTTGGTGCCATTTAAATGGCTGGATTTCGGTATGCCACTAATGAAACAGAACAGTGAGAAACATTCTTTAAAAGCAGGGCCTGTAAATAAGCAAGGCCTTGACATAAGATGCAACATCCAACATTAGTTCAGTAGTGCTGAGACCAGTTAGCATCGCTTCCAACTCTAGGCATTCCAGTTTTATCTTTCCGAGACTCTGCATCCACTTTAAAGGTCATACCACACACTTCCCCAGAACTGTCAACTCTTGGAACCGCCTTCAATTCATTAATCGGATGCTCGTAACTCCTAAGACCACCAGAGGATGTGAAAAAGCAACCTGAAGTTCAGACAAAACTCATTAGATTCCTACTCATACAAATGGAGCAAAAACAGAATGGAGGGGCAGAGAATGGTTGCACCCAAAAACTAGTCTTCAAAATTTTAagtgcataaaaacataaaagcaAGTGATATAATGATCCATGGTACACCTTCACAGCTAATAACCGCACAATATACAGCTCAAACACACTCCCCAAACAAAAGGAAAATACAGATCCTTAAACCTAAAAGACCGTACCTTTAGGAAATGGAGCAAAAGACTTGCCACAACCTTGTTTCCCAACTTCTCCATCATTACAAAGAACAAGATGACCTTCAGCATCGGTTCCCCAGAAAAAGGGTATGCTCCCATCAGCATCCTGTGTCATAAAATTAAGCTCAACATGAATGCTACACGTGCTTGCATATTCGTTCATTCTTCAAATGAGGATACATAGTTTCAGAAACACCACGTGTAGAACTCAATTTCAAATAATCGATAGGCAGCCCTCACTAAGACGGATATGAAGTGTGAACCATATACTAATAATAGCCCTCCTTTACAACTGTAAAAATAACAGGTATAAAATAACAtgccaaaaaaataaatcaaactttaTTAAGATTAAGACTACTTACGGAAGCAATGAATGCAGTTTTTGAAGCACTGTCAAACAGAATGAATGCAAATTTCCCTGTAATATCTCTCACGACATGATCCGCAGGATATGGACCTCTATCCCTCAAAGTCCTGTAAGCTTCAATCACAATGATTACTTCATTTGCAGTCTTGTTTAACCCGTACTGCTGCTTAAGATGCGCAACATTCTCAATGTGCCCTTCGAACAAGCAGAATATGTCATCGACCACTGCAAACAATCtgaaataaaaatgacaaaatcaaTTAGAGACATTTGGTTTTTTAAGAATAACGGGATCCAATCAATAAAGCCACTATCAACAGCATCCTAAAGACTAGGTAATTTGATAGGTATCATGGGATACAGCGATAAAAAAATTGACAGTTTCAACCCACAGGTAATATATGTGGTGTGATTAGTTACATGGTGTTTGGTGTCTTATCAACCATAACAAACAGCTAATAAAGTTATTAAACGTACTCTAGTGATTTTGGCATCACCGATGTTCACCTAAGTAGTTTATAATTAAGATCTATATGATACATGAaggaaataaaaaattgcagCAACTTgcaaattttaattcatttaaaccGAACCAATGCCTATATATCATAAGCCATATGAAAGGATACTCAAGTAATCACAAAAACCCAATAACAAGtgatgaagaaatttattaatcttCCAAAAAGTACTTCTTTTTTCCTCCATAAAACACCACACAAAAGGGAAAAAGACAAAGACAAGACATAGAAGATGGGGTTCAAGAAAAGTTAGAAGATACTCCGCATAAAGCATAAACACGACGCCGACTAATTGAGAAATGTATGAATCTTGTTAAGGGATTTCAGAAGACGACGATTAATTGACACCAAATAAAGACGACAAAAAAAATAGTGACCGTGTCACAAATAAAATTCGAGACGCATCCAGTTAGTCAGATTCCAGAAGCAAAAATATGAATCTTTAAATTATACAAgtgaaattaataaaaacagaAAGTCCTACAACCCCCCACACTAAAGATTCAAGCTAACGCGATCTGCAAATAAAATGCTCTAAAACAGGCATAAATCCTCCCCACAATAACAAAAACCAACCCATTAACGACAGCGTGAGCAAACCAGACTAGATCCATCGAGAGTAAAGGCCCACATATTAATCATtgcaaaaagaaacaaaaaccaGTGATTGAGAAATATGAGCGAGTGGACAAACCTGGGAAGAATGGGGTTCTGTTTATCAGAAGAATATGCCATAAAACCAGAAGAAGCGAGGTTGATGACGACAGATGCAGGGTGTACGGACGAGAAATGGGTCGCCAAGAATCCATCCTTGAGAGCGCAAACCGATTGAGTTTCAGAATTTTGGATCAAAGCTTCTGGGCTTTTCGCCACGGATTTGTCAAAAACTGCCAACATTTTTGTAAAGATCAACTTTGAATTGTGTATGAGATTTAGTTGAGCGAATGGATGAATTTCTCGACTATCCTTCTTTGATTCCAGTTTATGAAAATGGGAAGTGAATCGAAAGTCTCTGAATGATTATTATATAACAATATTCATTACGATGGATAAAGTCAGTTGACGACAATGCCCTTGCTCAGGAAATACTTAAAATAGTTGGGCttcgaaatattttttattttacgtaaggattttgtttaaaaaaaatatttaaagtttcaagtaaataattaataaaaaaatattatatattttgattgatagTTTTTGAAAATACGTTGTGTTAAGTTGTATCACTCAAATAAATTGATCTATATTTTTTAGAGATAGATTAACAAAATTGATTTGTATTTAGTTGTCTACAATAGTTTTTAGTAAAAGACATATAATACAAAAATAGGTAATTTCACTTAATTAATGCATGTAATCTTTTTATAATTATAGTccgtatattttttttgtagaaataaaaataaaaaagaataattaattgTATGAAAATGAAAACCATTGATAATATAATTTAGGGAGATATATAAATCGTAATATATTTtcaagagaaaaataaaaatatttgtaaacatatttcaaaattttcaataaaaaatataagatttcattttaaaaacattaattaaaaatgtgttgaataaaaatattattagaatTATTATGCGAAGGATAAAATATTATTAGGGTATTATTGTCATTTGGTATGAACTTGGGAATTGGAGCTTTACCAAAATACACAGGCAGTGATGCGTGGCAATCTCCgacatttatgatttatattagtggattaattaataattgacaaatatgatatttattcagatattatattaatataaatattaaattaaataatagacgGTGACGTGTCTcgtttaatataatttaaatattgagtTGGCTCTCATTTAGAATTGCACATTTCGCAATCAAAATTTTGGTTCCGACaagttaatttttaaatgtaaaaaaaaaaaaaaaaaaagttgtacGTCTTAAATTTTCATCGAgttcttgaaaaaaaatgatctttgcataaaaattttcaacgATGATTTTATCAATCATTGTACTATTTTTTCACATAATCATTACATTGCACATAATTCTCACTTTTcacattaattaacttttaaattttatatgctAGGCATTTTcctaaaagaaaattttatatgcaagtcaaaaaatcatttatatctcttaaaaaaaaatcatattcatTATTTTCCTCAAAATAGAAAAAATGGAACCAAAACGCCaccatatataatatttgtcaAAGTTTAAAACAAAGaacatactatttttttttttttatttcaccaaacctttcttttcttctatacaaatataatcatttaatatagCCATTTTCTATACT
This window of the Primulina huaijiensis isolate GDHJ02 unplaced genomic scaffold, ASM1229523v2 scaffold42415, whole genome shotgun sequence genome carries:
- the LOC140969652 gene encoding meiotic recombination protein DMC1 homolog codes for the protein MLAFKTEEQSQLQLVQREEVEDEEDLFEAIDKLIAHGINAGDVKRLQDAGIYTCNGLMMHTKKNLTGIKGLSEAKVDKICEAVEKIVNFGYITGSDALLKRKAVVRITTGSQALDELLGGGIETRAITEAFGEFRSGKTQLAHTLCVSTQLPTNMRGGNGKVAYIDTEGTFRPDRIIPIAERFGMDPGAVLDNIIYARAYTYEHQFNLLLGLAAKMAEEPFRLLIVDSVIALFRVDFTGRGELADRQQKLAQMLSRLTKIAEEFNVAVYMTNQVIADPGGGVFISDPKKPAGGHVLAHAATIRLMFRKGKGEQRVCKVFDAPNLPESEAISFPFLFKISSFLFFSFELFAKARGVCV
- the LOC140969671 gene encoding stem-specific protein TSJT1, translating into MLAVFDKSVAKSPEALIQNSETQSVCALKDGFLATHFSSVHPASVVINLASSGFMAYSSDKQNPILPRLFAVVDDIFCLFEGHIENVAHLKQQYGLNKTANEVIIVIEAYRTLRDRGPYPADHVVRDITGKFAFILFDSASKTAFIASDADGSIPFFWGTDAEGHLVLCNDGEVGKQGCGKSFAPFPKGCFFTSSGGLRSYEHPINELKAVPRVDSSGEVCGMTFKVDAESRKDKTGMPRVGSDANWSQHY